gaagaaaaaaaattttaaaaattagagtttCGTCAACTTTAACCTTTTATGAatggataaataagatttttatagttaaaaggtaaaaaacttgagaaatcaacaaactttggatgggaattaGTCCTTCGGCCAGATTTAAACTAAACATATTTTGTTGAAAGGTTAAAACAAGTGAGAGTTATTGAAAATTAACCATTACATATAATTAGTTGGTAAACGCTGAACATCAACtattacatataaatattacTCGTGTATTATTCACAAAGGCGATGTTATACatacaaatttttatgtatataaataaattcatatatgatgtatcatcatataattaaatatcactcgtatgataatatattatttgtatatttactTAACTTTGAGTAGTATAATTTGATTGTAGTCACAAACTTGTTCAATTAAACAGTATAACACTTGAAAATATAATCACTAGTCAAAGTGGTGTCCAATCCATGCTGTTATTGCGTAGGCAAATCTAACGAAGCGACATCACCATCCTCTGCATTTAGACAAACTCTTTGGCACATAATTTCGTCTCCAAGTCACTCGCCCCCTCATCGTCTCCACTTTTGAATAGAATCCTCCGACTATTCAATGTCAAAAAATGTCTATCTTCTTTCACAAGCTTACCATTTACATTCTCAAAGAAATCACTCTCTTCTAACAGTATGGAAGGGCATTGGAGAACGACAAAACCTAATTTCCCTTATAAATAATgttacatatacatattttttaatacataaataaatacatagatgatgagtcattatttgattagatattattttatctttaattcaaaatcactcaattatatgataatgataGTGAGGTGGTTTATAAGAAGTGGACTCAGAGGCTTATATAACGAATCCAAAGAAAAGGCCTAAAGCTGGAGCTGGTGGAAGCTGAGAGGATAGCAAAACAAATCTATGAAGAGGTTGTCAAAAGGATGGTCGAGGCTACTTCCAGCAATGGGTTTGGAGTTTGAACTgcgttttatttattaaatagagaagaaaaataagtaatacataaataaataaataaataaataaattgttttattaaatagagaataaaagaaatattatacatacaaacttatttatataacataatataataatatttttaaagtgaaaaataaaattaaacaatagtataaatttatataatttatttataaacattgTTTTATTCTATAAGAATTAGTTGTCAGTTAGTTGCATtagttagatttttaataattttattatatcaaatgatttttaaatcCTTGTGATTTTCTTTAATGAGGAATGGACAAATGACATActctaggataaaaaaaaattttagttccTTCCAAGTTGGGGGTGGGAACTAGACATTCAATGCAAAATCTACTTTGTATATTGactgtaaaatttttatataaaataaataaatttatttatatttttttatataaaaaaataatctatctttggTCGAAGGTAGATTCATTCACATGTGGCTGTTAAAACTGATTCTAAATAGTCTCAAAATAGAAAGAATAGCATTCAAATAAGCTTCATCAACAACCAACCAACGATGATATAAATGCTATTCAATAATTGAAACAGTTGAATAAATTGCCCTTTAGATTATCAATTCgttaaaattaatcttaattagaATGGTCAGAAGAAATTTGACAAATGGACCCACCCTCTAAATCCAAAccataaaaaatcatttactaattttactttttacgCGCTTACGCGTTTCGTTACTCGTTATGAACTGTTAATACAAACACGAAAAAGACCGACATGTCCACGTCCATTTAAGGGTCTGCCTTTCACTTGTGTCTCTTCAGATCCTTTCTTTCACCATTTCCGTCAGAGTTGGAGTCGATGGGCCGGCCAACGACACTTAGAATTTTCATAGGCTTTCTAAAAGACAAAGCATCCTTAATCAAAACAACGTTCTCAACCAAACGCAAAACCTCCTCCATCCGCCGCGCTGTCCTCCTTGCCACCTCCCACCGCACTTCAAATCCTCCGTCGTATAAACTCATCGCTGCCGTTCTTTGCATCGACCATGGGTCCCAACCAGGAGCGTCCGCTTGCATTCAAGCTCTCATGGACCGCCTGCACGCCACACGCAACGCTTTTGTCGCCGTGAAGTGTCTTTTCACAATCCATAATATTATTACAAACGGTTCGTTTATTTTAAAAGAGCAGCTTTCAATTTATCCTTCTTATGGTGGCCGAAACTTTCTTAATTTGTCAATGTTTCGAGATGATTCCGACCCAGAAGCTTGGGAACTGTCGTCGTGGGTCAGGTGGTATGCTTGCGTTTTAGAGCGAAATTTAACAGCTTCCAGAGTTGTGGGTTATTACGTCTGTTCTTCAAAAGCGGCTAAGAAGATTAGTGATGACAAAGAAGAGATGGTTTTGGCATTGTTGAGCTCAAATTTGTTGAGAGAGGTAGATGCTCTAGTAAGCTTCGTTGAAGAGGTAAGTGACGTGCCCAATTCCTTGAATCTTCAGAGGAACAATTTGGTACATGAGGTTGTCAGATTGGTGGGTGCAGATTACAGGTTAATACAACATGAAATTTTCCTCCGAGTTGACGAACTGGGAGAGAGATTAATCAGTTTAAGTCAGGAAGACGTGACTCGGTTTTTGAATGCTTTGAAAAGACTCGAAGATTGCGAAGACAGATTGCAACGGTTGTTTGTTAACAGAAATAAGAATCATCGGTTATGGAATTTGATCCacgaaacaaaaacaaagataacGGTACTGGTGGCAGTGAATAAGAATGTACAGGAGAAGACGTTAAGGAAGATGTCGGCAAGAGACGAGTCAAGCGAGTTGAGTCGAATGAGCGAACGATTTTCTGAGTTCAGACAGTTGTTTCAGTGGAACCGGGTTCCACAATTTGTCGAAAATAATTTGTGACGCTCTtgttttaaaatacatttttaagGAAATTGATATGATGGAATAGACTAATGATTTTGACTGAGTCTTAGAAAGAACGGgcatttatgtttaaattcaaatgggTTTATCAAAACAACGATCGTGTGTACCAAGCAAGCCAAAAGTCTTGGTGtagtaaaatttcaaagttcttttatatattttttttaaatttaaatattcatttatatgaaaatggttgttaaaaatatcaattaagattaaaaataaaattattatttattacaaaatttaaaaaattaaaattttatcatattttttttttatatttaaaaatctcgtaatttttctttactcaaagtttgaaaaataaaaatttctttttaagatttttctctcttttcttcagCAACAATCCGTTGTCGGCCTTCCCTCCTTctgccttatctctttctcaaTCTCTCTCACTTTCCTCTCCGACTATAGATTGATGAAATTgtctaaaaattcaaatgacTTTCCTTTGGACATCTAGACCAAACTCATTTggatttttagataatttttgtCAATCTATAGTTAGAAAGGAAAGGGAGGGAAAAATAAAGCAAGAGAGAGGATGACTAATTGTCAGAGATGATAGATTATCAccgaagaaaagagaaaaaaaatttttgagaaaaaattatcattttttaaacttaaaaaaaatgaaaaaaatgtaaaattttcaaattaaaaaaagaaaatttaattcttttaatttttttgattaaataatatttttatctctaattttaataaaattttttaataaaaagtaactcgtaattaaatatttaaatttgttaaaattaaaaaatacgacTTTGAGGCTTCAAAATATCTCGGTGGGgtcaagtcttttggccaataaacTATGATGATGTAAACGCTCCCAGTCGGCaacttcaaattttcttctcttatgaAACGAGAGCGCGTGTTTTGCGTTGGGTGGGTCGGATGGGAGCCACTTGAGACAATTCAAGAGGTCAGGTTGAAGTAATCGGTCTCTCCGCGGCATTGCCACTCGCAGAATTTTGCGGTGATAGATGGAggatttcaatttaatttacaaaaaaaaataataataattcaaaaaaaattgcCCGCGTGATAATAAGAAGGCCAAaacaaaagacttgttcccacccaaagtttgatatattctcaaattattatttatcaaatttcaaaaatttaaaatcttatctataaattaattttttattaaaattttctgttataaataaaaataaaatttttatttcaataataatattaaaaatatataattttatgttttttcaaaattttcaaaataactattttttactgtttaaatatttttaattttaaaaaatatctattttttcgcttttaagttttttttctcttccctcTTCATCTTCGGCGGCTTACTCCTTCTGCTCGGAGACTTTCTTCTCTCTCCAGTTGGCTTTCCTTTTCGTGCAACGAAtagaaaaactaaaaagaaaaaggaaaaatgtagCCGTTACCCTCCAAATGGGGTCATGAGTATTTTGGATTTTGTCTTTTGGTGCAAAGTAGCCGTTGCTGtgtcctttatttttttatttttttaagttgtgCTGTCGTGTTGATTCGTGGGCTTTCCCCGTGAAACCCCGATGTGGTCACTTTGTTTGTGAGTCCTGCGAAACATGGATCATGCCCAAATTTTGTGGATGGTGTTGGCCCATTGCCAACTCTATAATTCCCTCACCGGAAAGAAATTGAGTCTTCCACTTCCGGTTCTACTGTGCAAGATTGTAATGATAGTAGATAGGGCTAGATTTGAGTCGAGCCGAGCTCTAGTTCAGCTCGGTTCAGATATAGTccgctcgagttcgagctcgaactcggctAAGACAAGCTCATTTTGGGTTCGAATTCAGTTTGATtcgttttttattatcaaaatgatatcgtttttaatatatattgatcaaaacgatgtcgttttgtatcaaaaattttaattagaaaatttgatgagtagctcgagctcgagcttggctaaGGCAGACTCATTTTGGGCTCGACCGAGCcaagctcaaacttaaattaattcagttcgaatctaaccctaatagTAGACATTGATGGACACGAATGAAAGTGGGCTTGATAAGTTATAAGCGCATGCTTTCACAGATATAGCCGAAGTATGGTACAGAtgacaataaatttttttgtttctttgtcaAATAAAGATGGAttattttcatcaaacaaaattcTACGGTTGAAAGGCTGATGGCAACAAAAGGTTATAGTGGAAAGGTCGGCCCGATGGCAAGAACTTTCTTCTATTActggaggaagaagaaaaaatttagaaaaaaaagttaattttttaaaatttaattctaaaaataatacaaatttttatggttttaaaatttaataataaaataataattttatcgttGTCTTTAACAGAAATCAACTTACAAATaagtgataaaatgacaattcaaGCTCCTTTTTGTTCAAAACTTAATTGCATAGAATTATTGCAATAACTCAAAAATTCATGCGGTGGACAATGAAATGtacatcaaattaaaaagaaagctCAAAATTAGATCCCGGTGGCCGGTGAAAAACCACCACGATTAATGTCTAGTGCGATTACTTATTTTGGTCTTCTGAGTCATTGTCTGGGTTGGGACTCGACCACCTCTGGACTCGTTGCTTTGCCTTTTCAGCCTGTAAATCCACCAAAACGATCAATTAGAGACGACTTCAAAATGTGTTAAAGTCAAGCTTGTTTCTTtcgttgaaaagaaaaaaatgttataatgtCAAATTATACCTCCTTGTCCCAATCGGATCTTGCAGTTATAATGGACAACACGACCGTTTGAAAAGCAGTTCCACCAAAGATCATTCCTCCCCAGATACCCTGATGCacaaatgtaaaaataatttgtgtcaATACaagattaaatcatataattcctcataattaaagaaatttccTTGAATTAGCAAACTTTTAACAGAACTTATCAGGCTTAGATTCATGCAGAATGCATAAAAAGTTTAACTATTTGATAACTTGGGTTCATGAAAAAGCAGGTTAAAGATGGGAGCATTGATTGTTTGTAAGCCCAATCAACACATAAATgcaaaaaccaacaaaaaaggCAAGCAATCAACTTTAGAAGCTAAACTCACCATAACGCCCAGATCGAACACCCAGCCCATCAGAAATCCTAGTGGGAGTCCTACTATGTAATAGCATCCAAGATTTACATATGCAACCGTCGCCTGCCATCCAGACCCCACAGCCACTCCTGTCGCAGTGAAAATAAAACTCTTTAACatctgattaaaaaaaaaaagttgtcaaGGTTATCAGTAATGTTTCATTAGAGATGCACCTGATAAAACTGGCTGAACGCTGTTGAGGAGAATGGTGACTGCCAAAAGATAGGAAAGCGTTTTAACTGCTTCAAGGACATCTTCACTGGAGGTGAATATCAAAGCCACCTTTTCTCTTAGTATCATTATCAAAACGCAGAGGATGAGGCCGATTATTGTGGATTCTACTACCGCCACTATTGTTGCAAATTTTGCTGCCTTGCCGTTCCCGGCTCCCAGTTCATTGGCCACCCTCACGCTGTCAATTTTAGAGCCACCGACCCATCAATAATGCATAGTGACTTTTTCTTATTCGTCATTATAGGTCCCGTCAGGTGAAAGCTAAAATACAGCACTGTTAGTTAATTtcatggccaaaggactatttcccactcaaactatatgttgaattctcaaagttctcctcattaactataaaaataccgTTTACTCACTCAtaaccagttaaatttaacaaaactctaacgtttaaaaattttatctctttttgcccttctaaactttaaaaactaaaagtttctcccaacttaagttttaaaaaatggtagtttcgcTCTagagtttcgttttgaaatcgtCGACGATATCTCCACCTCCATTGCCGATGACTTCTCCCTTCttaagcatcctctccttccggagatctctttcctcccatttggacatcCGATCTGTGTTGAAGAAGCCTTaggagacaaagaacttcgtcgggtcttcgtcttcccagatgaagacaaagTTGTTGTCTTCGTCCGGGAAGACAgttgtcttcccagaagaagacttctaggaagacgattgTTTTCCTAAAAGAAGAcatttgggaagacgaaaaacttcgtctttctcaatgaagttcttcgtctcccaagactTTTCTGATATCGATCAGGTGTctaaatgagaggaaagagattgctagaaggagaggatgctttgagagggagagaccgttggcaatggagccgaagatgtcaccaaagatttcaaaacaaaatcctagggtaaaactgttattttttaaaatttaggctgagaaaaaattttagtttttaaagtttagggaggtaaaaatatattatattttagtttatttttaatattataaaaaaataataattttatcttaattatcattaattttaattgtttatagaTGGATATacagtatttttatattttcatagttaagaGGGGGAGGTGGGACATtgtcgtttggccttaatttcattcgcttaattaattttgtttgtctgCTAGTTGGACTAGCTGCTATTCAAGATCAAACAGTGCCAACCAGTAATAATTGAAAGCAGTAGTACAGCCAATCTTCATCAAAGCTAATTATGAGATTGCAGACGTATTACCCGccattaggccaaaggactatgccCCACCAAGTGTTATTCCAAACTCACGTATAaggagtttgaaaattttaaagccttgtctattaattaattatgaccaaaaattttggtttaaaaaaaataaaattattattttattaataatattaaaaaaatataaaatttattatatttttcttccgtaacttttaaaaattaacatcttattcttaaagttttttaattttaaaatatcatatttcttCTTTCCCTTCAAAAacttagaaatttttttttacctttggTTATTTTCTCTGATTATTAGAAAGGACGATAATAGAGTCTCTTTATCAATGAAGATATTTGACGAAGAGAGTCGATAAAGAGATCTAGGCTCTGGATCTTTTCATCAATGAAGAGATATCTAGAATTTCTTCACCCAGATTTTGTTGAATCTCTTCATCTCTGACAAAAAGATctattctaaatttatttatgtgtgTTGATCAACAGTTTAGGATGAGGAGGGCAGGTCATCGGTGTCggagaggtgaaaaaaaaatttgagaaaaaaatgtgattttttaaaattagaaaactttaagtaaaggtaaagttgttagtttttaaaattacaaaaataataaataataaattttatatttttttaatattattagtaaaaagatgattttatctATACCtctactaaaaaattttaacagcaaTCACGATATAAATCAGATTTagagtttttcaaacctcataaGTATGACTTAAAAAATGCACCTAAACttcggtgggaaatagtcctttggccccgCCATTAATGCTAAATGCTTTTCATCATATGAGAGTATTAGTGGATGTACATCAATGAACAAATGCTAGATTTAAGATGAAAAGAGAAACAATACCCGGTAGCAGCGAAGAAAGCAAGAGGAATCATGATTTCCCATCCGTTAATACTCATGCTACATAAATAAATCGCAGTAAAATCAGTTAGTTTCAAGCAACTTTATTATGTTaaataagaaaggaaaaaattgaataaaattatatttataccaCACTGATAAGGCATCCACAGCTATTGTAGCATCTGATAAATGTCCAGTCATCAATATTAATATTCTGTAGTACCAATTTTCCAAGCTGCATCAATAACAAAAccatatgtcaaaatttttgGCTAGGAATTTGTAAACGTAACGTAACTGCAccaagaagagagagagagagactatTACCATAACATGACCCCAGAAGCTATGGAGAGTTTGGTATATTCCCAAAGGCCAGAAAAGGCTTGCATAGAGAAGCCTTTCCATGTTAATGGACACCAACCCAAAGCAGCATAACCGAAACATCCGAAAAACAACACCCACCAAGAGATATCCAATGCAATAGCCGCCCCTATAACACCAAGATCTAGTGCGTAAACGAACAGCCAGCTGGTGAATATATTCACCAATAGTCCTACAAATGATACCCAAGCAATTATCTGGTTCTTTAATTGGCTCTGCAGGAACCTCTGCACTGGAAACTGAAAAGCAAAACTGAAGTGCAGTGGTATCAACCACACAGCAACTACCCCTGACATCTCTGCGACGTCGTCTGGCTGACCCAGCCATTTCAGAATTGGGGTTGCAAAAACGTAAACTGGTAATAGCAAGAAGCAGAATAGGAAAAGTACAATCCATGATCTTTGCATGTAAATGCCTAACATGTGGTATCTTTTGGCTCCAAAAGCTTGGCCGCAAAGTGTCTCTAATGCGCTTGCCATTCCAAGCTAGTTTTCAGAACCCGGAAAATCAAGCACAAATGTTAAATGAGAGAACGAAAAAGATCAGTGGGTTTAGATAGATGAATAGGGAGAGTTGAGTTTATTACCAGAAGGCCGAAATTGAAGCCAACAATTACAGTGTTGGCTATGGATAAAGCTGCTAGTTCAACTTCACCAAGGTGTCCGGCAAATGCTTGGCTGATGATGTTCATGGTGAAGGCTGAAATCCGGCTGAATATTGCCGGGCCAACGATCCGCCATAGCTTCTTCGATTCAATCCAGACTCTTATTGATAACTTTTCGTTGTCTTGCTCATCATGATCTTCTACAGCTACTTCCCTCAACAAAGGCTGATTGGGATCTGCATCCCTCTCAATGCTACCCATAACACACGTTTCAATGCTTTAACTATCTTGTCTTAGTTTCTGAATAAAAAGGGGGGGCTGAGCCCTAGCCTCAGCCTAGGCCTTCAGATACTGAGAACTAGAGGTTAAAGATGTGAAAAGACAAGTTAATGTCGTCAACTGGTGGCTTCTGAAACAATCCACCAATAGAACTTGAACCATAATTTCAATGTTCAATCTTTATTTGAACGCTCCAAGCGGCGTGGAAGAGTAgttgacaaattttatattacttgataCAATTAAGGCAATCGAATAAGAACAATCAATGCAGTTTTGTTACAAAAGTAAAAAGATAAATGAGAAAACTGTTTTATATATAGGCATCACATGATTCATGCGTGAAGACTGGTTATTTCTGGTCAATTTCctgaaaattaaaatcaattaaagagccgtaaaatgtttttatattttgtttaaaaggaAATTAAGAGTCAAACTCTGCAATAAATCAGTCAAGGATGAAAGCAAAAATGTCTCTGGGTTGACAATCTGGTGGAAAGCCATTATACAAGAATGGTGGTTGAGTTCTTGAGGTCATGGCTATTGTCATTCGACGGGTCCTAAATTCCAGAATTTCTATCTTGTCAATTGTACtccttataataaataatttttaatgaatgaaaaattatgcaatggattaaaaaaaaaactgtaaccCAGAAAGTCAGCGTTGGtttgaaacaaaaaatgaagCACCAGTTCCGATTGAATTAGCTAGGTCTAACCTGTCtaatttttactaaaataatacGAGGATCCAGTTGGGCAGTAACCTATGGCTACAATTTGAAGCTTGGATTTGGCAGATTCCATCAGATGGTCTAATAATGAAGAGGCGTAAAAGGTCAGTGCAACGGCTGAGGTCATTACTTGCGTAATTAAGTCATGCATTATCACACGTcagttaattataaattattattttaatttatataacatataattttattttttatttacgtATCACTATCAGATAATATTTGTAATTCATCCTCCAATTAATGAAGCTCTgattttagtattaaatttgtagagcaaattgaaatttaattttacgaAGTAATTTGACCTGTCTCATGTAATTAATCTAGATCTTTTCGCCAGCATTAAATTTCATAACTATTAAATCGCTGGATGCCACTCCCAAATGATAGGttgaataacaaaataaaaatatttttcgtatataagagaatataaatttaaatattttaaatataaaaataaattaaacatccCTACAAAATACTAATCTTTTAAAGAATTGCCACAGTAGTTTTTCCAAGACAAAAAGGAAATTATTCCTTCTTAACACGCCTGAATGTGCTTAGGCTTTGCAAAATTAAGGTTATCTGTAGGAGGCTGCCTCATCATACATATGGATCCGAGCCTTTTCTGcctgtaaatattatttcaacggcaataaataattaacttgCTTTAAATAGAAAGAGCTTTATGTATGTGTTTGAGAGTAACAAGAATTGGAGTTTACCTCTTTCTCCCAATTCAATTTTATGGTGATGATAGTTAGTATCAATGTTTGAACCACAGTTCCACATATCATTCCTGCCCAGATGCCCTGCTTATATCATTTTACTACAAATCAGAGATTGATTGAATGAATGCTTTGTAGATAAACATACAAACAACCCCAAAGAACTTTCAGTtgccacattttttttttttaacggaATTCAGAAGCACATCATAAGCTATGCTTAGTAACAACAACATGGCATAGCAGATTAGAGAATTCTGAAGTCAGAAATAAGTTTCATCACACTTCATGAGTATTGTGGCATTAATTTTTCCATGGGGATTCTGTGATTTTATGGTTATATGATGTCTACCTTTAAATAAATGACACGATGCTTTGGATTCAAAAGTCAGGATACAAACTTCAGATAGATGGCCTTGTTCTCCTTAAATATGATATCATAATGTGCTAGACTGATTGTGAAGATGTAATTATGCTTACCTTGATATTAAATTGGAGCAACCAACCCAACAAAACCCCAAGAGGCACTCCAACCAGGTAGTAACTACCAATATTGATAAGTGCCACTAAAGCTTGCCAACCAGATCCAATTGCTGCGCCTGCAAAAAGACATAGTCACGATACCATaccaaaagattaaaatttgtgAATGTTGTGGAAAGATAAATTTGATCTTCTCACCCGAAAGAACTGGTTGAATGCAATTGAGGAGAATAGTGCATGCCAGTAAAAGTGCCAGTTCATTGACCATAGTAATAACAGCAGAGGTTGAGGTAAAAATCATTGCAAGCTTCCCAGGGATGGCCATAACAACTGACCAAAAAAAAAGTCCAACCAAGAGGGAGTACAGCAATGACACAATGGTGGCAAATTTTGCGCCATTTGCATTGCCGGCACCAAGCTCATTTGCCACACGTACTCTGGATAAAGAAGTCAAACCTTATTATCAAGCAAGAAGGGGAAAACTTGATGAGTCTACAGTTTATTCTCTCCCTAGATGAATAGCCTTTAATCCCAAAAATAAATGGGAATTGGAAAATATAGTCCAAAATTCTATTCAACAACTGATTTTCTGTTTGACTATGAATTTTTAGTAGGAACTTGAAGAGTCATTGACTAACCACAATGTGCAGTTCCATAGAATCAGTCAAGAAGGCTTGgtaggaaaagaaaataagtat
The sequence above is a segment of the Mangifera indica cultivar Alphonso unplaced genomic scaffold, CATAS_Mindica_2.1 Un_0008, whole genome shotgun sequence genome. Coding sequences within it:
- the LOC123205509 gene encoding putative clathrin assembly protein At4g40080, which translates into the protein MGRPTTLRIFIGFLKDKASLIKTTFSTKRKTSSIRRAVLLATSHRTSNPPSYKLIAAVLCIDHGSQPGASACIQALMDRLHATRNAFVAVKCLFTIHNIITNGSFILKEQLSIYPSYGGRNFLNLSMFRDDSDPEAWELSSWVRWYACVLERNLTASRVVGYYVCSSKAAKKISDDKEEMVLALLSSNLLREVDALVSFVEEVSDVPNSLNLQRNNLVHEVVRLVGADYRLIQHEIFLRVDELGERLISLSQEDVTRFLNALKRLEDCEDRLQRLFVNRNKNHRLWNLIHETKTKITVLVAVNKNVQEKTLRKMSARDESSELSRMSERFSEFRQLFQWNRVPQFVENNL
- the LOC123205505 gene encoding protein DETOXIFICATION 27-like translates to MGSIERDADPNQPLLREVAVEDHDEQDNEKLSIRVWIESKKLWRIVGPAIFSRISAFTMNIISQAFAGHLGEVELAALSIANTVIVGFNFGLLLGMASALETLCGQAFGAKRYHMLGIYMQRSWIVLFLFCFLLLPVYVFATPILKWLGQPDDVAEMSGVVAVWLIPLHFSFAFQFPVQRFLQSQLKNQIIAWVSFVGLLVNIFTSWLFVYALDLGVIGAAIALDISWWVLFFGCFGYAALGWCPLTWKGFSMQAFSGLWEYTKLSIASGVMLCLENWYYRILILMTGHLSDATIAVDALSVCMSINGWEIMIPLAFFAATGVRVANELGAGNGKAAKFATIVAVVESTIIGLILCVLIMILREKVALIFTSSEDVLEAVKTLSYLLAVTILLNSVQPVLSGVAVGSGWQATVAYVNLGCYYIVGLPLGFLMGWVFDLGVMGIWGGMIFGGTAFQTVVLSIITARSDWDKEAEKAKQRVQRWSSPNPDNDSEDQNK